Proteins from a genomic interval of Oligoflexus sp.:
- a CDS encoding aminotransferase class III-fold pyridoxal phosphate-dependent enzyme, translating into MASNAEWLQRLQAVECRDSSYNAKEDPLVFARAQGSTIWDAEGRAYIDLCAGFGVVALGHNNEVQKRVFASSMNQEALVTHGMGDVYPSIAKVEMLETLKAALPSHLSKGGLALSGGQAVEFAVKTAQIATGAKGFINFHGSYHGLDLGILPLTSRQDFKDPFRGWLPEDRVTELPFSCELSLVRKAIHAQKSAGFGCAAIIIEPIQGRAGIRP; encoded by the coding sequence ATGGCAAGCAACGCGGAATGGCTGCAACGATTGCAGGCCGTGGAGTGTCGTGATTCCAGTTACAACGCGAAAGAGGATCCGCTGGTTTTTGCCCGGGCTCAGGGAAGTACCATCTGGGACGCCGAGGGACGGGCTTACATCGATCTTTGCGCGGGTTTTGGGGTCGTGGCCCTTGGGCATAATAACGAGGTTCAGAAGCGCGTTTTTGCCTCGTCCATGAACCAGGAGGCGCTCGTTACGCACGGCATGGGGGATGTGTATCCATCCATTGCCAAAGTCGAGATGCTTGAAACCTTAAAAGCCGCTCTGCCTTCGCACCTCAGCAAGGGCGGGCTTGCCCTCAGCGGCGGCCAGGCGGTGGAATTCGCCGTAAAAACCGCGCAGATTGCCACTGGAGCCAAAGGCTTCATCAATTTCCATGGCAGTTATCACGGACTCGATCTTGGCATTCTTCCCTTAACCTCGCGTCAGGATTTCAAGGATCCTTTCCGCGGCTGGTTGCCGGAAGATCGTGTGACCGAGCTGCCTTTCTCCTGTGAACTCAGCCTCGTTCGCAAAGCCATTCACGCGCAAAAGTCCGCGGGCTTCGGCTGCGCCGCCATCATTATCGAACCCATTCAGGGCCGTGCCGGTATTCGTCCGCA
- a CDS encoding radical SAM protein: protein MQRSLLITEIYKSVQGEAAYAGWPCSFVRLTGCPLRCRWCDTVYGFHGGERRNFDEILAELDRLGCPLVEITGGEPLAQPETPALIETLIGLGYKVMIETSGSEPIEHLHPATHIIMDLKCPDSGMEDRNLYENLSHLKPTDEIKFVIASRKDFEWARDRVRTGDLDQHFQVLFSSAFGLVKPADLVEWILDAGLHRVRLNLQQHKYIWHPRAKGV from the coding sequence ATGCAACGCTCATTACTCATAACTGAGATCTATAAAAGTGTCCAAGGGGAAGCCGCTTATGCGGGGTGGCCCTGCAGTTTTGTGCGTTTGACCGGCTGTCCCCTGCGTTGCCGCTGGTGCGATACGGTCTACGGCTTTCATGGGGGCGAGCGCCGGAATTTTGACGAAATTCTGGCGGAACTGGATCGACTCGGCTGTCCTTTGGTCGAGATCACCGGCGGTGAACCCCTGGCTCAGCCGGAGACCCCGGCTTTGATCGAGACCCTCATCGGACTTGGTTACAAGGTGATGATTGAGACCAGCGGTTCGGAGCCGATTGAACATCTGCATCCTGCGACTCATATCATCATGGATCTGAAGTGCCCGGATAGCGGCATGGAGGATCGCAATCTCTATGAAAACCTCAGCCATCTGAAACCTACGGATGAAATCAAATTCGTCATTGCGAGCCGCAAGGATTTCGAATGGGCTCGCGATCGCGTGCGCACCGGGGACCTGGATCAGCATTTTCAGGTGCTGTTCTCGTCGGCCTTCGGTCTTGTGAAACCCGCCGACCTTGTCGAGTGGATTCTGGATGCCGGTCTTCACCGCGTGCGTTTGAATCTGCAGCAGCATAAATACATCTGGCATCCCCGCGCCAAAGGAGTTTGA